From a single Parambassis ranga chromosome 2, fParRan2.1, whole genome shotgun sequence genomic region:
- the LOC114431689 gene encoding uncharacterized protein LOC114431689: MPRLRSGVWKHLTLVIKDGREMFMCNYCSQYRKNATKMQMHLDKCKEYSVVSQRSPGPDESSSASIPVPSFSFLPYAPPEGPSLIDSVDQRSQAYADECLARAVYATASPLTLTDDIYWKRFFSVLRPAYCPPTREALSCHLLDCEYDRVQSQVHEAIGKAESVTILCSGGSNLKETGTIIYVVATPLPLFYKCTKTKEQSTCIAEDLIGIINEVGSQKVFAIVTDDAPEMMAAWAQVEDIFPHISAIACTACGVQRLFDDVVAQPSMKSLCTRAEQVVRFFREDKTLIETFRCWQTTKLRNETSKGTLQLPSTSDWTGVLNMLSSLLKGQKSLQEMAVSPSLDIEASIRATLEDAEFWEGVEQQSKPAPLDWELY; this comes from the coding sequence ATGCCACGTTTGCGGTCAGGTGTGTGGAAGCATTTAACACTCGTCATCAAAGATGGCAGGGAAATGTTCATGTGCAACTACTGCTCACAATACAGAAAGAATGCCACAAAGATGCAGATGCATTTAGACAAATGCAAGGAGTATTCTGTAGTTTCACAGAGGTCACCTGGACCAGACGAGAGCTCCTCTGCCTCCATCCCTGTcccttccttctctttcttACCGTATGCCCCTCCTGAGGGACCGTCCCTCATTGATTCGGTGGATCAGCGCAGCCAGGCGTACGCTGATGAGTGCCTGGCAAGAGCTGTGTATGCCACAGCCTCACCTCTCACTCTCACAGATGATATTTATTGGAAACGATTTTTCAGCGTGCTCAGGCCTGCTTACTGTCCACCCACCAGAGAGGCTCTGTCCTGTCATCTGTTGGACTGTGAGTATGACAGAGTGCAAAGCCAGGTTCATGAGGCCATAGGGAAAGCAGAGTCCGTCACCATCCTCTGCAGTGGCGGGTCTAACTTAAAAGAAACTGGAACTATTATATACGTTGTTGCTACTCCTTTACCACTGTTCTACAAATGCACAAAGACAAAGGAGCAGAGCACATGTATCGCAGAGGATCTGATTGGCATCATTAATGAAGTCGGGTCACAGAAGGTCTTTGCCATTGTTACAGATGATGCCCCTGAGATGATGGCAGCGTGGGCTCAAGTAGAGGACATTTTCCCACACATATCAGCAATCGCCTGCACAGCATGTGGTGTCCAGCGTCTCTTCGATGACGTGGTGGCACAGCCGTCGATGAAGTCACTGTGCACAAGAGCTGAGCAGGTGGTGAGGTTTTTTAGAGAGGACAAAACATTAATAGAGACTTTTAGATGCTGGCAAACTACAAAGCTAAGAAACGAGACTTCTAAAGGGACACTTCAGCTGCCCTCTACCTCTGACTGGACTGGTGTGCTTAACATGCTCAGCAGCCTCCTCAAAGGTCAGAAATCTCTGCAAGAGATGGCTGTCTCACCCTCACTAGACATTGAAGCTTCCATCAGAGCTACTTTAGAAGATGCAGAATTCTGGGAGGGGGTTGAGCAGCAGTCGAAACCTGCTCCACTTGATTGGGAATTATATTGA